A single Paenibacillus sp. FSL R5-0517 DNA region contains:
- the cydC gene encoding thiol reductant ABC exporter subunit CydC: protein MNELTILSKAMIQERKDILLSILGGFIAGIAGVALFSASGYMISQTVFAPPLYTLIVLTSMVKLLGFLRAASRYAERLYSHRATFSMLSRLRTSFFAKLIPVTPGIMNKNRSGDLLARIVGDVESLQNYFLRVAYPPIIVVMVFLATMLFTSAFSIWIACLLVLGMLITAFVVPGIVLLGQRKIHGRVRQQRALLSTEVTEVLYGFRDLKVYGQLEQREQQLQQASATLATEQKQAASHLLRGQSMHVFVTYLVTWGVLALSAFLIMNGVFAGVFLAMLILATQTVFEEAAGMAVLPLYKQDSEHAAQRLTETVPTSDVHPAQPRGELSGDHAVSIELTHVNFQYEGEWRPALRELSLQLTAGSKTAIVGPSGSGKSTIIDLLLKLRTPTSGDIWLNDIPVQELNEESIWQRANVVLQQSHFFRGTIRDNLLLNGEEHSDEKLMAVLDKVQLPNKSLNDMVYEKGENLSDGEKQRLALARAMLRNGRLWLLDEPTSSLDYVTEQRVLQHLLAQATEDTVLLICHRLTGLEEMDRIVVMDQGKIVESGSFSELMDQKGYFYKMKQIERQMIGDAGA from the coding sequence ATGAATGAGCTGACGATTCTGTCAAAAGCGATGATTCAGGAGCGCAAGGATATCTTGCTTTCCATTTTGGGCGGATTTATCGCTGGCATAGCAGGGGTAGCGCTCTTTTCCGCGAGTGGATACATGATTTCGCAAACGGTATTTGCGCCACCGCTATACACCTTAATCGTACTTACCTCGATGGTCAAACTGCTCGGTTTCCTTCGGGCGGCGAGTCGTTACGCAGAACGCTTGTATTCTCATAGGGCGACGTTCTCCATGCTCAGCCGTTTGCGGACATCCTTTTTTGCCAAACTGATCCCGGTGACACCGGGTATCATGAACAAAAACCGAAGCGGAGATCTGCTTGCGCGGATCGTGGGTGATGTGGAAAGCTTGCAAAATTACTTTTTGCGTGTCGCCTATCCACCGATCATTGTTGTCATGGTGTTTTTGGCTACCATGCTGTTCACTTCGGCTTTTTCAATCTGGATTGCGTGTTTGCTGGTACTTGGCATGCTGATCACGGCTTTTGTTGTACCTGGCATTGTTTTGTTGGGACAGCGAAAAATCCACGGACGTGTCCGCCAGCAACGGGCTTTGCTGTCCACGGAAGTGACCGAAGTGTTGTATGGTTTCCGGGATCTGAAAGTATACGGCCAATTGGAACAGCGCGAGCAGCAGCTTCAGCAGGCTTCCGCTACATTGGCAACAGAACAGAAACAAGCCGCTTCGCACTTGCTACGAGGGCAATCCATGCACGTTTTTGTGACGTATCTCGTGACATGGGGTGTGCTTGCCCTGAGCGCTTTCTTGATTATGAACGGAGTGTTCGCTGGTGTATTCCTCGCCATGCTGATCCTGGCTACTCAGACTGTGTTCGAAGAAGCTGCGGGAATGGCTGTATTACCTCTATATAAACAGGACAGCGAACATGCAGCTCAGCGACTGACGGAAACTGTGCCAACCTCCGATGTACATCCTGCACAGCCAAGGGGTGAATTGTCAGGCGATCATGCAGTTTCAATCGAGTTAACTCATGTTAACTTCCAATATGAAGGAGAATGGAGACCGGCGCTGAGGGAGCTATCCCTGCAGCTTACAGCAGGCTCCAAAACTGCGATTGTCGGGCCGAGCGGGTCAGGTAAGTCAACGATTATTGATCTGCTACTCAAGCTGCGTACACCAACGTCTGGTGATATATGGTTAAACGATATTCCGGTGCAGGAATTGAATGAAGAGAGTATTTGGCAAAGGGCAAATGTTGTGTTGCAGCAAAGTCATTTCTTCCGAGGAACCATTCGGGATAACCTGCTGCTGAATGGAGAAGAACATTCGGATGAAAAACTAATGGCTGTTCTGGACAAAGTACAACTGCCGAATAAGTCGTTGAACGACATGGTGTATGAAAAAGGGGAGAATCTGTCGGATGGCGAGAAGCAGCGGCTAGCTCTGGCACGCGCCATGTTGCGCAACGGAAGGTTATGGCTGCTGGACGAACCAACTTCTTCTCTGGATTACGTCACAGAGCAACGTGTATTACAGCATCTTTTGGCACAGGCGACCGAAGATACAGTTCTTCTGATCTGTCACCGGCTGACGGGATTAGAAGAGATGGATCGGATTGTCGTCATGGACCAAGGCAAGATTGTAGAATCGGGTTCTTTCTCCGAGTTAATGGATCAAAAAGGTTATTTTTATAAAATGAAGCAAATTGAACGACAAATGATTGGAGACGCCGGGGCGTGA
- a CDS encoding cytochrome d ubiquinol oxidase subunit II, whose protein sequence is MSYELIGISVLWLFLYGYLIVASIDFGAGFFAFYARLTKQDHLINRLISRYLSPVWEITNVFFVFFYIGIVGFFPDTAYYYGSALLVPGSIAVILLAIRGSFYAFENYGSKNNIIYLFLYGATGLLIPASLSVALTLSEGGFILKQGETVSLDYWALFTNPLSWSIVGLAIVSVLFISGSFLTFYASRAEDHSALKLMRNYALFWSTPTIILALTAFIYLGQHNERHFQNMMDLWWLLALSVAFFMIAMWLLYNGRRYGLAFIFIMLQFFTAFFAYGIGQYPYILDPYITIQSSATPPAMGFALVVVFIGGLCLLIPSLILVFKLFLFDADYVKGKK, encoded by the coding sequence ATGAGTTATGAATTAATTGGTATATCGGTACTCTGGCTGTTCTTGTATGGCTATCTTATTGTAGCTTCTATTGATTTTGGAGCAGGTTTTTTCGCCTTTTATGCACGCCTGACCAAGCAGGATCATCTGATTAATCGGCTGATTTCCCGGTATCTATCACCGGTGTGGGAGATCACCAACGTATTTTTTGTCTTTTTCTATATTGGCATCGTCGGGTTTTTCCCGGATACCGCTTATTATTATGGCTCCGCGCTGCTTGTCCCGGGAAGTATTGCCGTCATTCTGCTTGCTATTCGGGGGTCGTTTTATGCTTTTGAGAATTACGGTTCCAAAAATAACATTATATATTTGTTCTTATACGGAGCTACGGGTTTGCTTATCCCGGCGTCGTTGTCAGTGGCACTAACATTGTCTGAAGGTGGCTTTATTCTAAAGCAAGGCGAGACGGTTTCCCTTGATTACTGGGCACTATTTACGAATCCATTATCGTGGAGCATCGTTGGACTCGCCATCGTATCCGTATTGTTCATTAGCGGATCATTTCTTACATTTTACGCTTCTCGGGCAGAGGATCATTCGGCATTAAAACTGATGCGTAACTATGCTTTGTTCTGGAGTACACCGACCATCATTCTCGCGTTGACTGCATTTATATATTTGGGTCAACACAATGAGCGTCATTTCCAAAACATGATGGATTTATGGTGGTTGCTGGCGCTTTCCGTTGCATTTTTCATGATTGCCATGTGGCTGTTATATAACGGTCGCCGTTACGGATTAGCTTTTATTTTCATTATGCTGCAATTTTTCACAGCCTTTTTCGCTTACGGCATTGGGCAGTATCCTTATATTCTTGATCCATATATCACGATTCAGAGCAGTGCCACACCGCCAGCAATGGGTTTTGCGCTAGTGGTTGTGTTTATCGGTGGGCTGTGCCTGTTAATTCCTTCTCTTATTCTGGTCTTCAAACTGTTCTTGTTTGATGCGGATTATGTCAAAGGGAAAAAATAA
- a CDS encoding sensor histidine kinase, with amino-acid sequence MKHVRPFRIKYKIMVICMTVIILPVLVMTINSYYSSERLLAQNYTTLLNDLAKQTNIRIDEFLKEIEKISLLASNGLSDNLSATHEGSFPIQDFLRTGDEQHEIAAYNILMNYIMMKDRVFSIYLYNMNGGQDLFVSPHQPIDPNYKVANELWFKKFMHDNDRTITLTTRIDEQLENKILAVSHARKIHDVSSGELLGVIVVSIDIKFIEIVNRNLQEGLRSRFMIVDEDDKIVYNVNERLIGTLFRDNVRPPETFNVVVTSPLSQQKWTTYLYMPLDELTADGKILGRNLVTLAMVIVLFAAVISIFLSHVITTPIKKLLRNIALVEKGQFEQVEPIGSRDEIGHLSIRFNRMSHELKRLVERIQQEEIEKAKAEMRALHDQIKPHFLYNTLGSVKWIASMQQADKIVDMTDALISMLRYATKSDGTLVTIREELDNIANYVTIQNVRYYDCIQMRYEIEDRVLDYRMPKMILQPIVENAIFHGLAELEEDGIITIRIQLRMDEVVIEICDNGVGMDQHTMQNLMEEKSGAGTGTNGIGLHNVQRRIQLHFGKHYGIQVESIVGEGTKFSILLPAISEFR; translated from the coding sequence ATGAAGCATGTTCGGCCTTTCCGAATCAAGTACAAAATTATGGTGATCTGTATGACCGTCATTATCCTTCCGGTATTGGTGATGACGATCAATTCGTATTACTCCTCAGAGCGGTTATTGGCACAGAACTATACAACGCTGCTCAATGATCTAGCCAAACAGACGAATATTCGCATTGACGAGTTCCTCAAGGAGATTGAAAAAATTTCATTACTGGCTAGCAATGGCCTTAGTGACAATCTGTCTGCCACTCATGAAGGAAGTTTTCCAATCCAGGATTTCCTGCGAACGGGTGATGAACAGCATGAGATTGCCGCATACAACATTCTGATGAATTATATCATGATGAAAGATCGTGTATTCTCCATCTACCTCTACAATATGAACGGGGGACAGGACCTTTTTGTCAGTCCGCATCAACCCATTGATCCGAACTACAAAGTAGCGAATGAATTATGGTTTAAAAAGTTCATGCATGATAATGATCGAACCATTACCCTCACAACACGAATCGACGAGCAATTGGAGAATAAAATACTGGCAGTGTCACACGCTCGCAAAATTCATGATGTGTCTAGTGGAGAGCTGCTTGGTGTAATCGTTGTCAGTATTGATATCAAATTCATCGAGATTGTCAATCGAAATTTGCAGGAAGGGTTACGCTCCAGATTCATGATCGTTGATGAGGATGACAAAATCGTATATAACGTGAACGAACGATTAATTGGGACATTGTTCAGGGACAACGTGCGTCCACCTGAAACATTCAATGTCGTGGTGACCAGTCCCCTTAGTCAGCAAAAATGGACAACTTACTTATATATGCCTTTGGATGAGTTGACTGCGGATGGCAAAATATTGGGCCGTAATCTGGTGACGCTCGCCATGGTCATTGTTCTTTTTGCTGCCGTCATATCCATCTTTCTATCTCACGTGATCACAACGCCCATTAAAAAACTGCTACGGAATATCGCGTTAGTTGAGAAAGGTCAGTTTGAACAAGTTGAACCTATTGGCTCAAGAGACGAGATTGGACACTTATCCATTCGATTTAATAGAATGTCTCACGAGTTGAAGCGGTTGGTCGAACGGATACAGCAAGAAGAGATAGAAAAAGCCAAGGCCGAGATGCGTGCGCTCCATGACCAGATCAAGCCTCATTTTCTATATAATACCCTTGGGTCGGTGAAATGGATCGCCTCGATGCAACAAGCTGACAAAATCGTGGATATGACTGATGCCCTAATCTCGATGCTCCGCTATGCCACAAAATCCGATGGAACCCTCGTAACGATTCGTGAGGAACTCGATAATATAGCCAATTATGTAACGATCCAGAATGTCAGGTACTATGATTGTATTCAGATGAGATATGAGATTGAGGATAGAGTGTTGGATTATCGGATGCCCAAAATGATCCTGCAGCCCATTGTGGAGAATGCAATTTTTCATGGCCTGGCCGAGCTAGAGGAAGACGGAATCATCACCATTCGGATTCAACTGCGAATGGATGAAGTTGTCATTGAAATCTGCGATAATGGCGTGGGTATGGATCAACATACGATGCAGAACCTCATGGAAGAAAAGTCCGGTGCAGGTACAGGAACCAATGGAATTGGACTGCATAATGTGCAGCGACGAATTCAACTTCATTTTGGGAAACATTATGGAATACAGGTGGAGAGTATAGTAGGTGAAGGTACCAAGTTCTCCATTTTGCTGCCTGCCATTTCAGAGTTTAGATAG
- a CDS encoding MFS transporter: MNVRNKGLMLAVGLGIMLNPLNSSMISVAISRLQQVYQLDFTAVSWIILSFYIASAVAQPVMGKCSDLFGRRKIFLTGLVIVFVSSMLAPWSSSFSWLIVFRIVQSIGTSMMVAVGMAIVRINVTDKQASALSTLAIFLSGAAAIGPFIGGVLIHWWDWHSIFIVNIPFVIASFAFAWKTIPKDESSPSITIHMSVRQWLALIDASGILMFTVALVTLLIGLLSVNSTGDISTWHLLTGGIGLITLVMFIRHELKAAKPFIPLRTFAIYPEMTWVNVQYMLVNILFYALFFGVPTYLKQVRHLNEVHTGMSMLALGLCSVMIAPIAGRWIDRSGSRPALIVSASLMTFGSILIVVMNETSPIFIIIVALALFGISNGLNAVGMQAALFKSTPKEMIGVSSGIFNTSRYLGTIISSLLIGIVMGDTFNVTGFQMLGIILTVLAASLIIMSVRREADAVSPEQISKQIK; the protein is encoded by the coding sequence ATGAACGTTCGAAATAAAGGATTGATGTTGGCTGTTGGGCTTGGAATTATGTTGAATCCGTTGAATTCCTCCATGATTTCGGTGGCAATCTCCAGACTACAACAAGTGTACCAACTTGATTTTACAGCTGTTTCGTGGATCATTTTATCATTTTACATTGCCAGTGCTGTTGCTCAACCCGTCATGGGCAAGTGTAGCGATTTGTTCGGCCGCAGGAAGATCTTCCTCACGGGTCTTGTTATTGTTTTTGTATCGTCCATGCTTGCTCCGTGGTCTTCGAGCTTTTCGTGGCTCATCGTATTCCGGATCGTTCAATCGATTGGCACAAGCATGATGGTAGCCGTCGGAATGGCGATTGTAAGAATTAATGTGACTGACAAGCAAGCCTCCGCATTGTCTACTTTGGCGATATTCCTCTCCGGAGCAGCTGCCATCGGGCCATTTATTGGTGGAGTATTGATACATTGGTGGGACTGGCACAGCATATTCATCGTTAATATTCCGTTTGTCATAGCAAGCTTTGCGTTCGCCTGGAAAACAATTCCGAAGGACGAGTCATCTCCATCGATCACTATTCACATGTCCGTTCGGCAATGGCTTGCATTAATTGATGCATCAGGCATCCTGATGTTTACGGTAGCTTTGGTGACTCTGCTCATCGGATTACTGTCAGTAAATTCCACAGGAGATATTTCTACATGGCATCTGCTGACAGGAGGGATCGGGTTAATTACACTTGTCATGTTCATCCGGCATGAATTAAAAGCAGCCAAGCCATTCATCCCTCTGCGAACGTTTGCCATATATCCCGAGATGACTTGGGTGAATGTACAATACATGCTGGTGAACATCCTGTTTTACGCACTTTTTTTTGGAGTTCCAACGTATTTGAAGCAGGTACGTCATCTCAACGAAGTTCATACAGGAATGAGCATGCTGGCTTTGGGATTATGTTCAGTCATGATTGCTCCGATCGCAGGGCGCTGGATTGACAGATCGGGATCACGGCCAGCTCTGATCGTATCCGCTTCTTTAATGACATTTGGATCTATATTAATCGTTGTTATGAATGAAACTTCTCCAATCTTCATAATCATTGTTGCCTTAGCTTTATTTGGCATAAGTAACGGCTTAAACGCGGTTGGCATGCAAGCAGCTCTGTTCAAAAGCACACCCAAAGAAATGATAGGTGTTTCATCGGGGATTTTTAATACATCACGCTACCTGGGGACCATCATATCATCGTTATTGATTGGTATCGTTATGGGGGATACATTCAATGTGACAGGATTTCAGATGCTTGGAATTATCCTTACGGTATTAGCTGCATCACTGATCATCATGAGCGTACGCCGCGAGGCAGATGCGGTGAGTCCAGAGCAAATAAGCAAGCAAATAAAATAG
- the cydD gene encoding thiol reductant ABC exporter subunit CydD, with protein sequence MSLQRTNRLLLAIISLALGVTIISQAALVAEAVQRIFVEKASFSSVMLLLGLLLAVMAVRTLLTYGNGKVGLHMAARAKTNMRASVLQNLTRASMPSTLRGQTGGKVSVALDAVDEADSYFSQYMPRMMEAAMIPILILIVTFTQHANTGYIMLFTAPFIPLFMILVGLKTKNKSEEKYAQLAEFSGTFLDSLQGLVTLKIFGRAKRQQQEIERSSLGYRDATMGILKIAFTNTFMLESIVMLSIGIVALELAIQLLVFKSMSFHTAFLVLLLVPEFYSLLKNTGTAFHSGRTSMGAIRKVEEMLEETSGASKPTIDEKAEKDTHIGDTNDLRVQQDKLRTSRAELTLMPPTIELDHVRFRYTPDSFGLETGQLSIGPGEQIAIVGKSGSGKTTLLHLIAGLLKPDSGAVLVNGMELSQHDETAWFEQVSYITQHPYIFAGTFAENIVIGAGRNVSRAEIEQAAEEAGLAGVVAQLEQGLDTFVGEGGRGLSGGEKQRLALARAFLKKPAVILFDEPTVGLDLHTERVLQQSIASLAKTATMITVAHRLYTIQHADNILFMDNGVLVDSGHHEALLVRLPQYAEMVDVQRKGGLA encoded by the coding sequence ATGTCGTTACAACGAACAAACAGGCTGCTCCTTGCGATCATTTCGCTGGCGCTTGGTGTGACTATTATAAGTCAGGCGGCATTGGTGGCTGAAGCAGTCCAACGGATTTTTGTAGAGAAAGCTTCCTTCTCATCGGTGATGCTGCTGCTTGGGCTATTGCTGGCAGTAATGGCTGTGCGCACACTGTTGACGTACGGCAACGGGAAAGTGGGATTGCATATGGCAGCACGTGCCAAGACAAATATGCGAGCTTCTGTGTTGCAGAACCTTACCCGCGCTTCCATGCCTTCAACCCTTCGTGGACAGACGGGAGGAAAGGTCAGCGTTGCTCTGGATGCTGTGGATGAAGCTGACAGCTATTTCAGTCAGTACATGCCGCGTATGATGGAAGCTGCAATGATTCCGATACTGATTCTGATCGTTACGTTTACCCAGCACGCCAACACAGGCTACATTATGCTGTTTACAGCTCCGTTTATCCCGCTGTTCATGATTTTGGTGGGACTCAAGACAAAGAACAAATCCGAAGAGAAATACGCGCAGCTGGCCGAGTTTTCAGGTACATTTCTGGATTCGCTTCAAGGGCTGGTTACGTTGAAAATATTCGGACGGGCTAAACGTCAGCAGCAGGAGATTGAACGCAGCAGTCTGGGTTATCGGGATGCCACGATGGGCATTTTGAAGATTGCCTTTACAAATACGTTTATGCTGGAATCGATCGTAATGTTAAGCATCGGTATCGTTGCGCTCGAACTGGCTATACAGTTACTCGTGTTCAAATCGATGAGCTTCCACACGGCCTTTCTTGTGTTGTTGCTCGTCCCTGAGTTTTACAGTCTATTGAAGAATACAGGAACGGCTTTTCACAGCGGGCGAACCAGTATGGGGGCCATTCGTAAGGTGGAAGAGATGCTTGAGGAGACGAGTGGCGCAAGTAAGCCTACCATAGATGAGAAAGCCGAGAAGGATACACATATCGGTGATACAAACGATTTAAGGGTGCAGCAGGACAAGTTACGCACAAGTCGTGCCGAGTTGACTCTGATGCCACCAACCATTGAACTGGACCACGTTCGTTTCCGGTACACACCGGATTCCTTTGGACTTGAGACAGGACAGCTCTCGATTGGACCGGGAGAACAGATTGCCATTGTAGGCAAAAGCGGCTCCGGTAAAACAACGCTGTTGCATCTCATTGCCGGTTTGTTGAAACCAGATTCGGGAGCGGTTCTGGTTAACGGAATGGAGCTTTCGCAACATGATGAAACTGCATGGTTTGAGCAAGTTAGCTACATTACACAGCATCCGTATATTTTTGCAGGTACCTTTGCTGAAAATATAGTGATTGGAGCAGGTCGAAACGTCTCCAGAGCTGAAATAGAGCAGGCGGCAGAGGAAGCAGGACTTGCTGGCGTTGTCGCTCAGTTGGAGCAGGGATTGGATACGTTTGTTGGTGAGGGTGGTCGGGGGTTATCTGGTGGGGAAAAGCAGCGACTTGCCTTGGCACGAGCTTTTCTGAAGAAACCAGCCGTTATTTTGTTCGATGAACCCACAGTAGGACTGGATCTTCACACCGAACGGGTACTGCAACAGTCCATTGCGTCATTAGCCAAAACAGCGACGATGATTACGGTGGCACACCGTTTATATACGATTCAACATGCAGACAACATTTTGTTTATGGATAATGGGGTGTTGGTGGATTCAGGACATCATGAAGCGCTTCTGGTGCGCCTGCCTCAATATGCGGAGATGGTGGATGTACAACGGAAAGGAGGGTTAGCATGA
- a CDS encoding cytochrome ubiquinol oxidase subunit I has protein sequence MAIDTVLWSRLVTGLTLGFHVIFATLGVGVPLMIAIAEFIGIRKKDHHYILMAKRWSRGFVISVAVGVVTGTAISLQLALVWPNFMKLAGNVIALPLFMEVFAFFFEAIFLGIYLYTWDRFKNPYIHWLLTIPVVAGAGMSAVFITTVNGFMNQPEGFVMEAGQFLAVNPVQAMLNAATFSKVFHVLSSAYLTGAALLAGIAALAMLRKGVSAYHKKGLNLMMAVVLVFSLLNSLAGDVSAKFLAEHQPEKLAAAEWHFETESGADLILLGWLNAEHEIIGALHLPKVLSFLAFGDFNAEVTGLNEFPPDEHPPLLVHYLFDLMAGIGFALLAISSLYFLFVFWKKRNQFNKWMLRMVALSAPLAFLAVEMGWFYAEIGRQPWIIRGYMRVEEAATSSPSVRILFFVFLLLYIVLGVICVLVLRRLFNNNPAELEMEKWLKEKRDQSAKGGEQA, from the coding sequence ATGGCTATTGATACGGTGTTATGGAGCAGACTGGTGACTGGTTTGACACTCGGATTCCACGTTATTTTTGCAACGCTTGGTGTTGGTGTACCTTTGATGATTGCAATTGCAGAGTTCATCGGTATTCGGAAGAAGGATCACCATTACATACTTATGGCAAAGAGGTGGTCCAGAGGATTTGTCATATCTGTGGCGGTTGGTGTGGTGACAGGTACAGCGATATCGCTGCAATTGGCCCTGGTGTGGCCGAATTTTATGAAATTGGCCGGGAATGTTATTGCACTGCCACTATTTATGGAAGTATTCGCGTTCTTTTTTGAAGCGATCTTCTTGGGCATTTATTTGTACACGTGGGATCGGTTCAAAAATCCTTATATCCACTGGTTGCTGACTATACCGGTTGTTGCCGGGGCAGGGATGTCTGCTGTTTTTATCACGACAGTAAATGGATTCATGAACCAGCCTGAAGGCTTTGTCATGGAAGCAGGTCAATTCTTGGCAGTGAATCCTGTACAAGCAATGCTGAATGCGGCGACGTTCTCCAAAGTATTTCATGTATTAAGCTCTGCTTATCTGACAGGAGCTGCTCTGTTAGCAGGAATTGCAGCCTTGGCGATGCTGAGAAAAGGGGTGTCAGCCTACCACAAAAAGGGCCTGAACCTCATGATGGCCGTTGTTCTGGTCTTCAGCTTATTAAACTCCTTAGCCGGAGATGTATCTGCCAAGTTTTTGGCTGAGCATCAACCGGAGAAGCTCGCGGCTGCCGAGTGGCATTTCGAGACGGAAAGCGGCGCGGATCTGATCTTATTAGGATGGCTGAATGCTGAGCATGAAATCATAGGTGCTCTCCATTTGCCGAAAGTGCTCAGCTTTCTTGCCTTTGGAGACTTTAACGCCGAGGTAACCGGGCTGAATGAATTTCCACCCGATGAGCATCCGCCGTTACTTGTGCATTACTTGTTTGATCTGATGGCTGGAATCGGTTTCGCACTGCTTGCGATCTCATCTCTGTATTTCCTGTTTGTGTTCTGGAAGAAACGCAACCAGTTTAACAAGTGGATGCTACGCATGGTTGCACTCAGTGCACCGCTTGCATTTCTGGCCGTTGAGATGGGCTGGTTCTATGCAGAGATCGGGCGGCAGCCCTGGATCATCCGAGGTTATATGCGCGTAGAAGAGGCCGCCACTTCGTCACCGAGTGTACGAATTTTATTTTTCGTCTTCTTGCTTCTGTACATCGTGCTTGGCGTCATCTGTGTTCTCGTGCTGAGACGTTTGTTCAATAACAATCCTGCTGAGCTTGAGATGGAGAAATGGTTGAAAGAGAAGCGTGATCAATCAGCCAAGGGAGGGGAGCAGGCCTGA
- a CDS encoding helix-turn-helix domain-containing protein, with translation MYKLMIVDDELLMRVGIRSMLNWEEYNFHVVGEAGNGKEALSLALEVIPDLIITDIKMPVMDGLQLIQEASGSLKTCKYVILSNFDEFHYVKEALKLGATDYLIKSEITESSLIELLSTVGQKLQSEHVHPTNSPSIAQDYSKNLRYLKDSFFQDIVSGFISGEDIISRAEELHFRIHSDQLVVIKFIVNYYEDAKRKYVEKGEKLLRFSILNIMEEIIPSKWEKEIFVESSSDYWVIVNVHPESQSVHTDINKLCNKLLSSIKDFMNLSLTAGVSTMVSGFPHIKKACQEAEMALQHGFFTGSNKVLYYEYMVESPDRQEIKGALSPQQERDLLKLWVSKDNNKAKEFLEGIRFNLEQLRADENSIRKQYIMVLEVIHSHLSRATERGTASLTEKSPYEIVLKGEYWEDIHQDMLAHIAYYFQTDSQNKQESTYTDLATELIDKYYAEDISLQGIASQISVNPSYLSRVFKQERGENFITYLTRVRIEHAKTYLSSRGMRVYEIAEKVGYHNYTYFSKIFKKSVGVTPEEYRELQQG, from the coding sequence ATGTATAAACTGATGATCGTCGATGATGAATTGCTCATGCGGGTTGGAATTCGTTCTATGCTGAATTGGGAAGAGTACAATTTCCATGTTGTTGGTGAAGCTGGAAATGGTAAAGAGGCATTGAGCCTGGCACTTGAAGTAATACCGGACCTAATTATTACAGATATCAAGATGCCGGTTATGGATGGACTGCAGCTTATACAAGAGGCCTCCGGCTCACTAAAAACCTGTAAGTATGTCATCCTGAGTAATTTTGACGAATTTCATTATGTGAAAGAGGCACTGAAACTTGGCGCTACAGATTACTTGATTAAAAGCGAGATCACCGAATCCTCCCTTATTGAGCTCCTGAGCACGGTTGGACAGAAACTGCAAAGTGAACATGTTCATCCAACCAATTCACCCTCTATCGCGCAGGATTATTCTAAGAATCTAAGATATCTAAAGGATAGTTTTTTTCAAGATATTGTAAGCGGATTCATAAGTGGAGAGGACATCATCTCCAGAGCAGAAGAACTGCATTTTCGTATCCATTCGGACCAGCTGGTTGTCATCAAGTTCATCGTGAACTATTACGAGGACGCAAAGAGGAAATATGTTGAGAAGGGGGAAAAGCTACTCCGATTTTCAATTCTTAATATTATGGAAGAGATTATTCCCTCGAAGTGGGAGAAGGAGATTTTTGTTGAAAGTTCTTCTGACTATTGGGTGATCGTCAATGTACATCCTGAGAGCCAATCTGTACACACCGATATAAATAAACTATGTAACAAATTGCTGTCTTCCATCAAGGACTTTATGAATCTGTCCCTCACCGCAGGTGTAAGTACGATGGTTTCGGGCTTCCCTCACATTAAGAAGGCCTGCCAAGAGGCGGAAATGGCTCTACAACATGGGTTCTTCACAGGTAGCAACAAGGTATTGTATTACGAGTATATGGTCGAATCCCCAGATCGACAGGAAATTAAGGGGGCTTTAAGCCCGCAACAAGAACGAGATTTGTTGAAGTTATGGGTAAGCAAAGACAACAATAAAGCGAAAGAGTTCCTCGAAGGAATCCGATTCAATCTGGAGCAGCTACGAGCGGATGAGAATAGCATTCGCAAGCAATATATCATGGTATTGGAAGTGATACATTCCCATCTTTCCCGAGCTACGGAAAGAGGTACAGCTTCTTTAACAGAAAAATCGCCATATGAAATCGTTCTAAAGGGGGAGTATTGGGAGGATATTCACCAAGATATGCTTGCCCATATTGCGTATTACTTCCAAACCGATTCCCAAAACAAACAGGAAAGCACCTACACCGATCTGGCCACTGAATTGATCGACAAGTATTATGCTGAGGATATTTCCTTGCAAGGCATCGCAAGCCAAATCAGTGTTAATCCGTCGTATTTAAGCCGGGTGTTCAAGCAGGAACGAGGAGAGAACTTTATCACGTATTTGACCCGAGTTCGCATTGAACATGCTAAAACGTATCTATCGAGCAGAGGAATGAGAGTGTATGAAATCGCAGAAAAGGTAGGCTACCATAATTACACGTACTTCAGTAAGATTTTCAAAAAATCGGTAGGTGTCACCCCTGAGGAATATCGAGAGTTACAGCAGGGATGA